CGGGAGAGTCCTTACCCATGATGGGAAAGCTTGCCGTCGCTGCGCGAGACCACGTTGGGCAGCGCGGCCGAATCCGCTTCCGGGAATTTGCGCTGCAGGGCCAGGCGGACATGTTCCGGGGCCCACTGTCGGTAGTCCCCCCCCAGGCTGGCCACTTCCTTGAGGATGGTGGCGCTCAGGTTGGCATACTCGCCGTTGCAGAACAGGCAGCATAGCTCAATCTCCGGCGCCAGCTGATGATTAGCCCAGCCGATCTGGTGTTCAAACTCGAAATCGGCCACATTGCGCAACCCCCGCACGATCACCTGGGCGTCTACCGAACGGGCACAGCTCACCGTCAGGCCCCGGTAGGAAATGACGCTGACGTTGGGAAGATGGGTGAGGGCCGCGCTGGCCATCTGCACCCGCTCCTCGGTGGTGAAGAGGAGCTTCTTGGGCGGCGCATCGTAGACCGCGACCACCACCTCGTCGAAGATACGGCTGGCCCGGGTGGCGATGTCGATATGGCCGTTGTGAATCGGATCGAAAGTGCCCGGGTAGAGAGCACGAATCATGGTGCAAACCCTTTCCACAGCCGACCCGTGGCCGGCCCCTTGTATCCTTCGGCTCCACACGCCGGATCGATTTTCAGGCCTATGTCTCTGCCGCCTCGTCCGGCAGGAAGCGACAGAAGACCTGGTTTCCGACCATCAGCCCCTGCCGGGTGAGACGGACCCGGGCTTCGTCCATCTGGATGAGCCCCCACGTCTCCAGCCGCTCCAGCTCCTGGGAAAAGACCTGGCGGAGATCCACGGCGTGGATCTGCTGGAAGCGAAGAAACGGCACCCCTTCCCGCACCAGGCGCAGGCCCAACATCATGGTTTCGCCCATGCTCACCGGCGGCGTCAGCTCCTCGGCAAAGTCGGTCACCTCCGCGCCGGAACGGATTCGGCGGATGTAGCCCGGCACCGGCTTCTGGTTGGACCAGCGGCGGCTCACCGGCACCCCGCCC
This genomic interval from Litorilinea aerophila contains the following:
- the coaD gene encoding pantetheine-phosphate adenylyltransferase — its product is MIRALYPGTFDPIHNGHIDIATRASRIFDEVVVAVYDAPPKKLLFTTEERVQMASAALTHLPNVSVISYRGLTVSCARSVDAQVIVRGLRNVADFEFEHQIGWANHQLAPEIELCCLFCNGEYANLSATILKEVASLGGDYRQWAPEHVRLALQRKFPEADSAALPNVVSRSDGKLSHHG